The sequence below is a genomic window from Aerosakkonema funiforme FACHB-1375.
GTGCTTTCCTTGGGGCATCGGTTTTTGAATTATTTGTCCGTCAATGTACTCGCTAGCGGGTTTTGTTTCTGGTAGTTTCAGAAACTCTTCCAATGTGAGGGTTGGCGATGGTATTTGTACCATTTGAACTAATTCCCAAAAAGCCAAGATAAATTTGTTACAGTTGAGTGCGATCGTCTGCTAAAGTTATCAAATTACGGTAATTTTCAAGGCATCCATTCCAACACAATCCCTACACGAGTATCCTTATCTTGCTTCGCATTTTGCCGCTGAAGATCGGTCGATACTCGAACATTGCGAGTAACTGCATAACCCGCCGAAAGGGTTGTCAAACCCACTTCTTCATTCGTACCGGGCGATACCCAACTCTGAGTTAAAGAAATATCTGCCGCACCGCCTCTAGATAAAACTAACAGTAATTTAGCGCCAACGAGCAATCCATCTGTAGTATAACTATCGGTTTCTAAATGGCGATAACCTAACACAGGCGCTACATTAATATAACCCCCTAATGGTAGAATATAGTAACGCAAATCTCCGCCGAAATTTTGTCGATCGCCATCAAAAGTCGTCTGAAAATCCCCGCTTACCGTGAAACCAGTCCTACCGATAAAAATATCCTCTACGCCAACAGTTACACCATCTCCGTTATCAGTGGCGGCAAAATCAGTATAACCGAACCGCAACCGCGTCCGAAAACTGGGGTCGTTCTTGATATCCTCCAAAACATTCGGTATCTTACGCATCCAGCGTTGCAAAACCGGACTGTTTTGTATGATTTCCGGACTTAAATCTAAATCCCTCGCATTGGGAGTAGGTGTTGTTTCTGATTGTGTCGGTGTTGTTTCTGTTTGGGCAGGTGTTGTTTCTGGTTCCGTTTGACTCCAAGCAGGTGTTATTCCCAGCGTCAAGCAACTGCTTATTAATAAAACCCAGTAATTTAATTTCATATTCAGTACAGATTTTATATTTTTAACGCAAAGGAACGCAGAGGTTTTCGCAAAGCACGCAGAGGAAGTTTTTGTCCGAGCGATTTTTTTTGGCCACTTCCATCTATGCGTCGATGCAATGCCATTAGCTTATCTTATTTTTCTGTCTTCCTGCTACTCCTCTGCGTAACTCTGCGTAAACCTTTGCGTTCCTTTGCGTTAAAAAAAAGGTTCTGCTCTTGGCAGAACCGAAGTAATCAAGGAGCAACAAATGAAAACTAACGCACAGTTCCTTCCAGATTAGTTACATCGATCGGCTTCATCAAATATAGCCGTAGCAGCTGCCAGCCATTCGACACATAGTAAGGCAACTTCTGGAAGAATTGCAGGAACTTCGGTGTCTTGGAATTGGCGATCGCAGTCAACTTCGCGTTATTCTCTACGCAGGTATCCAGACGCTGGTAAAATTCTGGGTTATTCACATCCAGAATTACCGGGAACACCCGTCCCGCCGTTTCGTTCGTCTTCTCGATCACATGGATATCGTAATCCCGCGCATTCAGACCGATCGAAGCATAGAAACCAGCCCGCTGGATATCATTGAGATACATCGTCGCAAATACCGACAGCAGGAAGAAACGACTCCACAGCTTCGCCTTCCAATCGTTCAAAGTGTCGGGTTGCGCTCTCATCATCGCATCGAAGAAGTCACCGTGACGGTTTTCATCCTGACACCAATTTTCAAAGAAGCGGAAAATTGGATAAATCCGATCTTCGGGATGAGCTTCCAAATGGCGATAAATTGTGATATAGCGCCAATAACCAATTTTCTCGGACAGGTAAGTCGCGTAGAAAATAAACTTGGGTTTGAAGTAAGTGTAGTTTTTACTCTTGGTCAAAAATCCCAAGTCTAGGGAAAGATGGAAATCTGATAATGCTTTATTCAAGAAGCCAGAATGACGCGCCTCATCTCGCGACATCAAGTTAAAGCATTCTGCTAGGAGTGGGTTTTTATCTTTCAACCGCCGTCCCAATTCTTTATAAAGCAGGAAACCTGAAAATTCTGCCGTGCAAGAACGTTCTAAGAATTCCACGAACAACCGGCGCGTTTCCCCATCAATACTATCCCAGGATTGTTCAAACTCCGCATC
It includes:
- the acsF gene encoding magnesium-protoporphyrin IX monomethyl ester (oxidative) cyclase, which encodes MVDSLKKPSFEELRPGIKVPAKETILTPRFYTTDFDAMAKMDISPNEDELRAILEEFRADYNRHHFVRDAEFEQSWDSIDGETRRLFVEFLERSCTAEFSGFLLYKELGRRLKDKNPLLAECFNLMSRDEARHSGFLNKALSDFHLSLDLGFLTKSKNYTYFKPKFIFYATYLSEKIGYWRYITIYRHLEAHPEDRIYPIFRFFENWCQDENRHGDFFDAMMRAQPDTLNDWKAKLWSRFFLLSVFATMYLNDIQRAGFYASIGLNARDYDIHVIEKTNETAGRVFPVILDVNNPEFYQRLDTCVENNAKLTAIANSKTPKFLQFFQKLPYYVSNGWQLLRLYLMKPIDVTNLEGTVR